ACAGAAAGAAGGCATCTGGTGAATATTTCTGATCTGGATTGCAAAATGATGATATCACTTAGAAAAAATTTACTAAGAGGGAAAGATTTATACAGTctacacatgaaaaaaaaaacacaattcacaCAAGTTGCCGCACCTGCATGACAAGAACGGCAAACAAGTGAACAATCATTTCCCTTGAGGAAAGACCTTATTGTGACatttggtgtcagaagtgggatctGATGATCGTTGGGCTGAACCTGGACACATAGCCTGTCTTGGAGAAACCAGGTACCTTCTACTTTAAGATGGCATAGGATTTACATGGATACTAATGAGGACGCATCTAAAACAGAAAGAGAGTCATggtaaaaactgtacattttgttttcgTTGTGTCTCAATATTGGCTGATTGTTACTTATGTGGGGTTAAAATGATTTCGTTACtggtttttttaatgacatgaGCATGGTAGCAATTACAGGTATTGTGACTCAGGCTAGCAGTGTTGCTGTTAAGGATCTCATTAACAGTGTTGAAACCTGCAGAAATGGTTATGGTTATGCAGTTGCAGATCACGCAATTTTTTTGGTGGCACTGAGGTGATGTCAATGGAACAAGACAGTAACAGTCTCATTTTGGGAACCCCACATAGGATTTTTATTCCAGTTGATGGGAGTCTAGAAACGGGATacacagtggttagaggcacCACCTTGTATTCAAGGGACCAAGGTTGAAATCCTGATTCTGCCgttttacccttgatcaaggtactaatcCTGAACTGgtactgtacaaatgagtaaatcattgaaaGCAGCGCTGCAAGTCGATCTGAAGAAAAGGATAAGCTAAACAATCAAAAATAAGATTGGGGTCTATTTCTTATTGCGTTCTATGTGACGTGCAAAATGTTTGGATGTTTTTACCTGGATGGATTTAATCGATTTAATAGCTGTTTGATATCAGATGCTTTTAGAAGCCAGAGGTACTGGAAAGGTTACTGTATCTGGATACTGGATACTGTATCTAGttggggggctgcggtggcacagtgggttggactgggtcttgctctccggtgggtctgggattcgagtcccgcttggggtgccttgtgacggactggcgtcccgtcctgggtgtgtcccctccccctctagcccttttccctgtgttgccaggttaggctccggctccccgcgaccccgtatggggcaagcagtttcagacggtgtgtgtgtatgtagttgTACAGCAAAATCTGGTTCACTATCACACTGTAGCACATAGGACATCACGAAAAACTGAAACCCCTTATATCTCTTGTTAAAAGGCATCAAAAGGGAAGGAATCCTCCTTTCGATGTAAATCGTTGGTGGTCGCAAGGTATCTCGCTTGGGGCGCAATGTCCAGCACAATGGACACACTCGCGTACCTTTGGGGATGTCTCTCCAGAAGGGCACCTTCAAGCAACCCCATACACAGCCTCCGCCCTGCAGGGGCCCAGTCGTCTACCCAGCGAGGTGGCTGTGCCCTGGCCGAGCGAAGAACGATCAGCGGGGTGTCGCATTCCACACCGGTCCCCAGCCAACATCAACAGTTGTGGCCAGCAAGGGCTCCGTGGGCCTCTCCTCGCTACCAGCCCAGTGCCGTCCTGTCTGCGCACAACCTGGACACGTGATCCCACGCCGAGCCTCCTGTAGAACCTCCTGTCTTTGCGCCACATGGTCCACACAAAGGACAGCACCCCAGCAGCAAAGCAGATCATCCTCCCTCATCACATGCATTCAATATATAccattcatattcataaaaatCCCATCGCCTTGCTaaaattattcagattttttcatcTTAGTATATCTCCTGTTCTATTTCAGTACTGACTCTCCTGAGTCCTTGTTGCAATTTAACGTACGTAATTACCATCATCACCCGGTTTTAAACAGACGTTAAGATACACGGAGTACCCCACGTTGCTCGGTGTTATCCGCCATGGTGGAAATGGTGCTCGTATAAACATCTCAGACCAAAGGATGGAATTCAGCACAGTTGTGTCATCAGGTCACGTGCGCAGTGCTTCCTGAAACAGTACATTCCACACATTTGCATTAAACAAGAACGTAATATCGAACACTTTGGAGAGAGGCGTGCACTGAGCTGGCGGTTTTGAGGAGGACAACTTTTGCTGATCAAAGAGATGTTCCCGTCGGTTACCATTCAAGCGTTGACAGCGTGTGAGACCTGAGACTGACAGAAGGTTCCTGATGGATCCAACACAGGTGGCCAAATGTTATTTCTGAAAAAGCTTCCATTGACACCTCATCGTTATATGAAGTCAACAGAGTTCCCTGGTATACttcacaaaatgaacaaatccaTTCTAATAGatgatatttgtattttcagtaactgcttgttctggtaAGGGTCatgggggtctggagcctatcccagaatcactgggtgcaagacagggaggaggggggttcaccctggataggatgccagtccataatCACACAAACggaggctgaagccgcttgtcccgagcaggtcacggcaagccggagcctaacccagcaacacagggcgcaaggagaCGCACCCTGCACGAGACGCCGGTCcgtgcaaggcacccaagcagggctcgaaccacagacctgccagagaccgggacccggccaagcctgctgtaccaccatgcccctgcaTCACCCCCTCCCTAATATATACTATAAAGCCTTTAATTTTTCAACTTAGGCATCCTGTGAAATTCCAGTGATGATTCATAAGAAGTATGTTgtcgtggaaaaaaaaacagctctaaAGCTTCTACTTTACAGTCGAGGGGTCATGGATGAAAGAGTCTGGGGGACAATCTGGCTAGAGCCATCAAGTTAGTTACCTAAAAAGAATTTAGGGGGTTTTTGGGGTCTTAAACCTTACATGGCAGAAGTGGACCAGCTCATTCCTTCTGTATCATGGACAGGAGACAAAAGGgctgacacggtggcacagcgaggtagcgctgctgtctcacagcgtccgcgtggtgcgagaggatgtgggtttgatccacgctcagtgtgtggagtttgcatgttctccaggtgctctggtttcctcccacactccaaagacatgctgttccacttcccccgtagtgtgtgagtgacagagagagcgtgttccaccgatatatggatgagtgacccagtgtaagtagtgtatctagcagtgtaagtcaccacggtacataaggtgtgtgggctgataacactacatagagttctttggaagtcattttggagagaaagcagctgctaaataaatgaatgtaaaaggcCTCCTAATCAATACGATCCACATCTGAGGGGAAGAACCAAGCCCATCCATGAAAGAGGACATTTATAAGTTGCGATGAACCACAACGTTGGAAAGAGGGAACTCTATCAAAGAATATGTGGGTAATTTTTGACACCCTAGTGTCCTCCCCACACCAAAAATGAGatgaactcaagtgcagaacAATCCCACACGCTGTCAACGGACAGAACCTGAGCGCGAAGTAAAAAACGCCACAATCTCACACCACGGCTCCAGCGATACAAACAGCATcctggagttaaaaaaaaaaagagggtaCACTTCAAAGCCCTGGTGCGATTGCCACATTTCGGAGAGTTCAAGTCGAAGACAGATGTGGATCGCGAGAGATCGGAGACCTCAGCGACTCGAGCCATTGGAGCAcattcacgtttttttttttctactctttCCATAATGCACTTCACATGGCTCGAGTCGATCATAAAAACCACTCCGGAGCAACGTTCTCGTAGAGGGGAAGGCCGAGTTTCAGAGAAACAGGAACCAGCAGCCTGGCAGGTGCGTCTACGTTTTCCAGTGCCATGCCAAGCAGGGTTCCTTTGGCCTCTCCCAGCAGCGCGGGACTCGCCTCTCCTACGGAATGCCCCGCAGAGGAAACATCTAGCCTACAAAACAGATGATGGCGTGTCTCATGTAACCGCATGAACGGGTTACGGATATGACCGCAAGCTGCCATTTAACACACATGCTGCACATCTTCACATACACCAGATTACTGCTAAACGTCTCGACAGACACCCTTCAGCCACGCCGTAGGTCAAAGGGCCGATGCGGTTATTCCGTTAATCTATCTCGAAGAATCACGTTAAATTCTGCTCGTGGGATCCTGACGTGTTTCTTTCCCTAATACCGCACCGCACAGCATCCTTCAGCACACGCCGCAAACACATTGATCGACAAGAAACCCCAGCAGCCTTGGACAGGGAACATGAAGGAGAAGCCAAAATGTACCAAAATAAAGATATTAAGGATATTATTTAATTACAGCCAGTTTGCAGTAGGAACTCTTAATTATGCTCTCAGCCTTATAGGGGAATGAGCCCAATGTTATTAAATTCAATGTATGAatgtgtcaaacacacacacacacacacacacacacacacacacactgtctgaaatgcttgtcccatatgggggtcgcAGGGAAGCCGGAGCCAAAGCCTAGacccgcaacacagggtgcaaggcctggaggggggggggacacacccaggacaggacgccaggtccattgcaaggcaccccaagcgggactcgtgCCCCAGACCCGGtcccaacccaccgcgccaccgcgggGTCCGCCATGTACGAACGCattaatgcttttataaaggGATTtgatttttccaaaataatattgtatatGAGGAACATTAAATATGGCTAGAGATAAAtctatttttatgttttctgcatttttcaaagAGATACAACATCAAGAGTTAGTTCCTTGTGATGatgagaaatattaaaattgaaaaCTGCGCAGCTATTGCCACCTGGTGGCTCAGAGAACTGAGACGTTTAGTCTGTTTGCATTTAGATGTTGTCACTTTACTCCAAAGGgaccttacaatgttaggctatttataattacttacacatttacccatctgggtgatcttaccggagcaatttctgagggtaagtaccttgctcaagggttaaCTACGTACTTACTTTTCTTCGGctcgtgattttttttcacatgcagCAAGATCCCCATTTTCACTCCAGTTTCAAAGGCTCTCTTGCCAAAAAGATTTATAAAGCactattaattaataatattttcataagaAGCGTTCGATTCAGTTACAACCCATATCgcttcattttcagtaaaaaaaacgAGGAGTTGATGTCTAGAGTCCCTCCTCTGAGAGTACTGTACAGGAACACGGTTTACACGGACGCGTCATGTGTTCCGCAGACCTTCGCTGAATGGTGGGTAGCTGCTGTCACCTGGGTCACTCACATCTGTGTCACGTGTGGTGACCTTCTCAATAAGTCTGAGACCCAGCGTAAAGGTCAGGCCACACTTCGGACATTTGCGGTGatgaaaaggctttttttttttttttttttcttttaactacATGGACCTCCCATCAGCATCCCAACAGCATCTACTCATCACTCCAAAGAGCTGGAGCCCCTTACAAGATAAATTCTACAGAAACACCGAATGGTACAAACATGTGCAAGACCTTCAGGAATCGCAGCGCTGGAATCATATCGCATTTTCTTTGCTCGACTTCCAGAATATTTCATGTTCCACCCAGATCAGCTGCATAGCTGCCAGGGAGTTTCATTACTTTAAACCGTGTAGAAAAGGAGGGCTATGTCCAATTGCACACAGAACTGCCGTTCCACACCTTTGTATTGTGTTTCCGTAATGGTTACGTGACTCGACACCATCCGGCACGCAGGCTTATCTCAACGTTCCTCCTACGTTCACttgagtttcctcccaccatccaagaAACGTGGGTTTCCCCTGGACAGGCTACTTTAAACTGCCCTTaacttgtgtgtgagtgaatgagtgtgtgatcgCCATAGGATGGGGTGGTATCCTAACCAGAGTGCACCCAGCGAACcatcctatgcttccaggacaagCTCTGCACCACCAGgaccctggactggacaagcggttactggtCAAGAATGGATCACTGATGTTCCAAAGAGCTGACATCAGTTTCAGCACAGATTTAAATCCACAACACAGGTTAGGAGaagtactattattattattaacattttttttttcttaataaatgtTATACTCTCCAGTCATAGGCATCCAGGAAACACCCCCCCGCCCCGTacgaaaaacaaacagtaagcAACAACGTATAAAATTAAGAGGCCCGTGTGGCCTTTATTTAGAATGAGCACTCTACACAGCTCAGAACCTTGGGTCTAatcctgccccccacccccagccccgccCCCACCACCCTTACCCTAGTATTGAatagcccacacacacacccacacccacacccacacaatAACAACTGGGTTGCACTGAACACACTAAGGACCACATCACAAAAGGTTAAAACTTGACGGAACTgagaaacatacattttttaaaaaaaaaaaaaaaaaaaaagaaaagaaaagaaaaaaaaggtcagtTTCTTTAAAACACTTATATGCAGTGTAAATATTGATGGGGAAAATCTAAAAAACCCTAAAGAGAAGCCAATTCACACCAGAGGCCTTATATCCTCTTCACAGCAGCGTCGATTTCGGAGATCTGCTCCTTCAGCTGGTTCCACTGCTCCGGGTTCAAAGAAATGCCTGAAAAGAGTGTGATGGCAGTTCAGTTTCTATGAACAGAAAACACGTTCGCTCgtttcatatattttatattaatcaCCGCAAGGGTGTTGGCTTTTGCACGGCGTTCTGCTGAGGCACTCACCTTTCCTACCCGGCTTCATCTCTCCCTCTTGGTCCATCCAGTACTCACGAATGTCGATCAGTACCTTCCCCTTAAAGTCTCTGACGCTCACATACCTCATCTTCCCAATCTAGaaagcaaatgagaaaaaagaaaaaaaaagcagcaataaacaatttgtttttggCAAACTTTTTTCTGATTGAGAACCATCCATATTCTCCCTGggtatgtgggtttcctccaggtgctctggttcctcccacagtgcagacatgtgtttcaggtggattggtgaccaAATTgccctcactgtgtgtgtgtgtgtgtgtgcgtgcgtgcgtgtccaGGATGTAGACATCACAACAAGACATCGGGACTCGAAAATAACACAACGTTGACTGGAGGGTCAAATTGAGCACCCCctgtatgtccacacacacCGTAAGGTACCTGTGAAAATGGAGAGAACCCAAGCGATAATGAAaagggaagaaaccagagcactcggtggaaaaattacaaaatacttGTAATTTCCAGCAAGCGGACTTGTCCCGACACCCGAAGCCCCCAACCTGGAACATGTTGTCATCTTTGCTGGCACCACCTCTGGAGGACCCCCCTGCCCTACTGGAGCTCTCGCCACTCTTCTGCTTCTTCGCCGGTTTCTCCGGGGCTGCTGGAGCCTTCCTCTTGGCCTGCAAGGACAAGGCGGGGTCAGCGAGCGAGCGGCCGAGGGCCACCAGCCACGCTAAGAGCTTCGACGGGGAGCCGCTAAATGGATTCGTGACGTCCAGGGGTATCGGCCCACTTCCTGGCAGGCGGCGCGCGCGCTGGGCTTTGCGTCAATTCTAGGCACACGCTTCGGAGTTTGAATGGCCTGCTGTGAAactgggcgcgcgcgcgcgcacacacacacacacacacacacacacacacacacacacacacacacacacacacacacacacacaaggcctGTTTGGACCCAAGCTTCACGGCCTTGTCGTCACCGGGCCGATGAAACGCACCTTTGTCTCCACCTCACTGTCCGAGTCGCTTCCCGATGAAGTCGAGGACAGCACTTCCTTCGATTTGGGCATTCTGCAAAAACACGGTAAACGCGGATCAGCGCCCGACACCTCAAACGTAAAGTGACACGTGGCACAGAAAGCAAGACGTGCGTAACACCCGTCCCGAACGTATGACATTTCACAGCTGTTCTAAAACTACTGATAGAATAGGTTTAATCTGGACTTTTCAAAACTTCACTCAAAATACACCAGCcatattttttatgattttctttttttgtcatctttggttgtggaagaggtgaaaaatgttttgtaatttgttcatctgtgttttactgtgcatgTAGCACACATGATGTCATCATGTCCGGGGGCTTTCTCCTCTTCGTTGAGTTCCGGGCATCCTGacgatgggattttttttttttttttttaaccacattgCATTTCACACAGACCGATAAACCTACATCCTTCAGCAGTCCGGCTGAGACTGAATTTTGCGTCCAACGCGGAGGTAATCTACGGCCGAGTCGGGTGGTTAAGAGCAGACTAGCTGCCTTAACAACTGCTGTaggaaaatacagttaaaatcaAGTCTTCCAGGAATCAGGTAGAATGAGCACCAGTACAGACTATGGTCCATCCTCAGCAAGAGCAACAGGTACCAACTTAGTCCAATTTAGCCCAAGGTCCCAGATGTGCAAGATGACATACGACATTACGTGAGCAACATCAcaacaatttactcatttatacagcaaggtgtGCATCCATTCAGGGTACGtgaagcaccttgatcaagggcagcGCAGCACGgggagggatttgaaccgacaaccttcgCATTGCAAGGACACGGGCCTACGACTGCACTTCCCGTTACGAGACAAAGCGGCGTAATCATGAGATATAACCTCTGGGATGCTAATCTAGGAAAACGTCGAGgataaaactatttaaaaaaattatattcctgatcccccccaacacacacacacacacacacacacacacacacacacacaccaacttgTGTGTTATTTCTCCTCCGGGTTCACTAAGCCCGTCCGTGGTTGGGGATCTCCTCTTCAGGGTGCATATGGAAGCGGGCTCCGTTACAAACTAAgcatgtatatttaaaaagtcacGCGGCACTAATCGATCAGATTACTGTAGGAGAGAGGTGAGCGCCGAACACATCCGTCCTGCAGCATCCTGAGAGccacatcatcatgatgatgatgatgatccatCCAAGCACAGGAAAGAAGACATAGAGTTTAACGTTTACATCCAGGCCGCATGCAAGCTGGCGCACAGATTAGCTGGGCGAAGAAAGATCATCTGGGCTGCTGGGTTGATCTTA
Above is a genomic segment from Scleropages formosus chromosome 17, fSclFor1.1, whole genome shotgun sequence containing:
- the LOC108938033 gene encoding activated RNA polymerase II transcriptional coactivator p15-like, producing MPKSKEVLSSTSSGSDSDSEVETKAKRKAPAAPEKPAKKQKSGESSSRAGGSSRGGASKDDNMFQIGKMRYVSVRDFKGKVLIDIREYWMDQEGEMKPGRKGISLNPEQWNQLKEQISEIDAAVKRI